In a single window of the Streptomyces cinnabarinus genome:
- a CDS encoding peroxiredoxin, whose amino-acid sequence MLTVGDKFPEFELTACVSLEKGAEFEQIHHKSYEGKWLVVFAWPKDFTFVCPTEIAAFGKLNEEFADRDAQILGFSGDSEFVHHAWRKDHPDLTDLPFPMLADSKHELMRDLGIEGEDGFAQRAVFIVDPNREIQFTMVTAGSVGRNPKEVLRVLDALQTDELCPCNWSKGEETLDPVKLLAGE is encoded by the coding sequence GTGCTCACTGTTGGTGACAAGTTCCCCGAGTTCGAACTGACCGCCTGTGTCTCGCTGGAGAAGGGCGCGGAGTTCGAGCAGATCCACCACAAGTCCTACGAGGGCAAGTGGCTCGTGGTCTTCGCGTGGCCGAAGGACTTCACCTTCGTGTGCCCGACCGAGATCGCCGCGTTCGGCAAGCTGAACGAGGAGTTCGCCGACCGCGACGCGCAGATCCTCGGCTTCTCCGGTGACTCCGAGTTCGTGCACCACGCCTGGCGCAAGGACCACCCGGACCTCACCGACCTGCCGTTCCCGATGCTGGCCGACTCCAAGCACGAGCTGATGCGCGACCTCGGCATCGAGGGCGAGGACGGCTTCGCGCAGCGCGCCGTGTTCATCGTGGACCCCAACCGGGAGATCCAGTTCACGATGGTTACCGCCGGCTCGGTCGGCCGTAACCCCAAGGAGGTCCTGCGGGTCCTCGACGCGCTCCAGACCGACGAGCTCTGCCCGTGCAACTGGAGCAAGGGCGAGGAGACCCTGGACCCGGTCAAGCTGCTGGCCGGGGAGTGA
- a CDS encoding LysR substrate-binding domain-containing protein, which produces MTVSNGGAKRRQPSLSQLRAFAAVAEHLHFRDAAAAIGMSQPALSGAVAALEETLGVTLLERTTRKVLLSPAGERLAIRAKAVLDEVGALLEEAEAVRAPFTGVLRLGVIPTVAPYLLPTVLRLIHERYPDLDLQVHEEQTASLVDGLHTGRLDLLLLAVPLGVPGVVELPLFDEDFVLVTPLDHWLGGREGIPREALKELNLLLLDEGHCLRDQALDICREAGREDAPVTTTAAGLSTLVQLVAGGLGVTLLPRTAVKVETTRSNQLMTGYFSDPAPTRRIALAMRTGAARGAEYRELSGALREALRPLPVRVLGVDG; this is translated from the coding sequence GTGACCGTCAGTAATGGTGGAGCCAAGCGACGGCAGCCCAGCCTGTCCCAGCTGCGGGCCTTCGCGGCCGTGGCCGAGCATCTGCACTTCCGGGACGCGGCCGCCGCCATCGGCATGAGCCAGCCCGCGCTGTCCGGCGCCGTCGCCGCGCTGGAGGAGACACTCGGCGTCACCCTCCTTGAGCGTACGACCCGCAAGGTGCTGCTCTCCCCGGCCGGAGAGCGGCTCGCGATACGCGCCAAGGCCGTACTGGACGAGGTGGGCGCGCTGCTGGAGGAGGCCGAGGCGGTACGGGCCCCGTTCACCGGAGTGCTCCGGCTCGGCGTCATCCCGACCGTCGCGCCGTATCTGCTGCCGACCGTGCTGCGGCTGATCCACGAGCGCTACCCGGACCTCGACCTCCAGGTCCACGAGGAGCAGACCGCGAGCCTCGTCGACGGGCTGCACACCGGCCGCCTCGACCTGCTGCTGCTCGCCGTTCCGCTCGGGGTCCCCGGAGTCGTCGAACTCCCGCTCTTCGACGAGGACTTCGTGCTGGTCACCCCGCTGGACCACTGGCTCGGCGGCCGCGAGGGCATCCCGCGCGAGGCGCTGAAGGAACTGAACCTGCTGCTCCTGGACGAGGGGCACTGTCTGCGCGACCAGGCCCTCGACATCTGCCGGGAGGCGGGCCGCGAGGACGCCCCGGTCACCACCACCGCCGCCGGGCTGTCCACGCTGGTCCAGCTGGTCGCCGGAGGCCTCGGGGTCACGCTGCTGCCGCGCACCGCCGTCAAGGTCGAGACGACCCGCAGCAACCAGCTGATGACCGGCTACTTCTCCGACCCCGCCCCCACCCGCCGGATCGCCCTCGCCATGCGCACCGGCGCCGCCCGCGGTGCCGAGTACCGGGAGCTGTCCGGCGCCCTGCGTGAGGCGCTACGGCCGCTGCCCGTAAGGGTGTTGGGGGTTGACGGCTGA
- a CDS encoding MarR family transcriptional regulator gives MSGYDHLAPALAGCGRDGFTGALCVAGTPGGTVHFRNGLVVAAESPGAPGPEALLLRSGRISAEQWAALLAESGGANWPVAALVAHGYAGDATLRVVCVMALHDAVFAIAAGRVEDWRRTLDDTDPFAPVAVGEPTDRLVQDTARRIAAVRALDHPVHPDRERPLPTAEPDGPLTPLQSDLLTHADGRSTARDLAFRTGRSVYTVTVEVARMLADGLLECSPEPRPVRIRTPPEGVRRRVPRIPEPPPEPPLAPPPTPTALPRREPGASGIADVLAPERSAAGWKWFFRLRNGAARGSGGTV, from the coding sequence ATGTCGGGCTACGACCACCTGGCACCGGCCTTGGCCGGCTGCGGGCGCGACGGCTTCACGGGGGCGCTGTGCGTCGCCGGAACCCCGGGCGGCACCGTTCACTTCAGGAACGGACTCGTCGTCGCAGCCGAGTCCCCCGGCGCGCCCGGCCCCGAGGCGCTGCTGCTGCGCTCCGGCCGGATCAGCGCGGAGCAGTGGGCCGCGCTGCTGGCCGAGTCCGGCGGGGCGAACTGGCCGGTCGCCGCACTGGTCGCGCACGGCTACGCGGGCGACGCCACGCTGCGGGTGGTCTGTGTGATGGCGCTGCACGACGCCGTGTTCGCGATCGCCGCGGGCCGGGTGGAGGACTGGCGGCGCACCCTCGACGACACCGACCCGTTCGCGCCGGTCGCGGTCGGCGAGCCCACCGACCGGCTGGTCCAGGACACCGCCCGCCGGATCGCCGCCGTCCGGGCGCTGGACCACCCCGTGCACCCCGACCGCGAGCGCCCCCTTCCCACGGCGGAGCCGGACGGCCCGCTCACCCCGCTCCAGAGCGATCTGCTCACCCATGCCGACGGCCGCTCCACTGCCCGCGACCTCGCCTTCCGCACCGGGCGCAGCGTCTACACCGTCACCGTCGAGGTGGCGCGGATGCTCGCCGACGGCCTCCTGGAGTGCTCCCCGGAACCCCGGCCGGTCCGGATCCGCACACCCCCCGAGGGCGTCCGCCGCCGCGTCCCGCGGATCCCCGAGCCGCCCCCCGAGCCGCCGCTCGCACCACCCCCCACGCCAACTGCCCTGCCCCGCCGTGAACCGGGCGCCAGTGGCATCGCCGATGTGCTCGCCCCGGAACGGTCGGCGGCGGGCTGGAAATGGTTCTTCCGCCTGCGCAACGGAGCCGCCAGAGGAAGCGGGGGAACAGTGTGA
- a CDS encoding roadblock/LC7 domain-containing protein — protein sequence MDHEALAREMRGLREQVTGITDTAVAAADGLLIAADTADSIDAECLAALAAAGLGLARRTAQAAERGALRRTVTYGSGGCAAFYAVGDTALMVVLGDEGMDLDRLHQATQPTLRRIDSILTSPQKATEGV from the coding sequence ATGGACCACGAAGCGCTGGCACGCGAAATGCGCGGTCTGCGCGAGCAGGTGACCGGAATCACCGACACGGCGGTCGCCGCGGCCGACGGGCTGCTCATCGCCGCCGACACCGCCGACTCCATCGACGCGGAGTGCCTCGCGGCCCTCGCCGCGGCCGGCCTCGGCCTCGCCCGGCGCACCGCCCAGGCCGCCGAACGCGGCGCCCTGCGCCGGACGGTGACCTACGGCAGCGGCGGCTGCGCGGCCTTCTACGCCGTCGGGGACACCGCGCTGATGGTCGTCCTCGGCGACGAGGGCATGGACCTGGACCGGCTGCACCAGGCGACGCAGCCGACGCTGCGCCGCATCGACTCGATCCTGACCAGCCCACAGAAAGCAACGGAAGGTGTTTGA
- a CDS encoding ABC transporter permease — protein sequence MNQWGRDLALGFRFAFAGGREGWTRALLTAVGVGLGVTLLLLTTAIPNALAARDDRGNDRTDITYSGQVPAKADNTLVVADADTDFRGAEIRGRTLEPEGPRAPLPPGVDSFPAVGEMVVSPALKRLLDSDGGKLLRERLPDRIVGTIGDSGLVGSADLTFYRGGQGIGQYVDGAQVTRIDRYGDPDPYEAEADPVLILLILVVFVALLMPVAVFIAAAVRFGGERRDRRLAALRLVGSDGRMTRRIAAGEALAGALLGLVFGTVFFLIGRQIAGSVEVFRFSVFPADLNPSPALALLVAVLVPAAAVLVTLLALRGVVIEPLGVVRTAKPTRRRLWWRLLLPLGGLAMLYPMIGKGNDDGDFNQYLVIGGVMLLLVGVTALLPWVVETVVARLGGGGVAWQLAVRRLQLSSGTAARLVNGVAVAVAGAIALQMLFAGVEQDYTKDTGYDLATAQMEVTAGGGVELADVTEQLRRTEGVRQVVSHSESYLGDARLDPARTSEVTVGDCAALREVADLPTCRDGDVFAVRDAEWDTDTPQLARPGTTLYLDPSYEKDVRGHEVAWKVPEGIRKVDSHQDLSGRERGGFLITPKALPEAALPAMTGRAYIGLDASVPDARERVRNTAAALGPLVFPADWSATERDDRFASIRTGLFVGAVCVLLLIGCSLLVSQLEQLRERKKLLSALVAFGTRRRTLSLSVLWQTAIPIALGLLLASAVGLTLGAVLLRMTDTKVRVDWASLLSMTGAAAGVVLAVTLLSLPPLLRLMRPDGLRTE from the coding sequence ATGAACCAGTGGGGGAGGGACCTCGCCCTCGGTTTCCGTTTCGCCTTCGCGGGCGGCCGCGAGGGCTGGACCCGGGCCCTGCTGACGGCCGTCGGGGTCGGGCTCGGCGTGACGCTGCTGCTGCTGACGACCGCGATCCCGAACGCGCTGGCGGCCCGCGACGACCGGGGCAACGACCGCACGGACATCACCTACAGCGGCCAGGTGCCCGCCAAGGCGGACAACACCCTGGTGGTCGCGGACGCGGACACCGACTTCCGTGGCGCGGAGATCCGCGGCCGGACCCTGGAGCCCGAGGGCCCGCGCGCCCCGCTGCCGCCCGGGGTGGACAGCTTCCCGGCGGTCGGCGAGATGGTGGTCTCCCCCGCGCTGAAGCGGCTGCTGGACTCGGACGGCGGCAAGCTGCTGCGCGAGCGGCTGCCGGACCGGATCGTCGGCACCATCGGCGACAGCGGCCTGGTCGGCTCGGCCGATCTCACCTTCTACCGGGGCGGCCAGGGCATCGGACAGTACGTCGACGGCGCCCAGGTGACCCGCATCGACCGCTACGGCGACCCGGACCCGTACGAGGCCGAGGCGGACCCGGTGCTGATCCTGCTGATCCTCGTCGTGTTCGTCGCGCTGCTGATGCCGGTCGCGGTGTTCATCGCGGCGGCCGTGCGGTTCGGCGGCGAGCGGCGCGACCGGCGCCTGGCCGCCCTGCGCCTGGTGGGCTCCGACGGGCGGATGACCCGCCGGATCGCGGCCGGCGAGGCCCTCGCGGGCGCGCTGCTCGGACTGGTCTTCGGTACGGTCTTCTTCCTGATCGGACGTCAGATCGCGGGCTCCGTGGAGGTGTTCCGGTTCAGCGTCTTCCCGGCCGACCTCAACCCCTCCCCCGCGCTCGCCCTGCTGGTGGCCGTACTGGTCCCGGCCGCGGCGGTGCTGGTGACGCTGCTGGCGCTGCGCGGGGTGGTCATCGAGCCGCTCGGTGTGGTGCGTACGGCGAAGCCCACGCGGCGCAGGCTGTGGTGGCGGCTGCTGCTGCCGCTCGGCGGACTCGCCATGCTCTACCCGATGATCGGCAAGGGCAACGACGACGGCGACTTCAACCAGTACCTCGTCATCGGCGGTGTGATGCTGCTGCTGGTCGGGGTGACCGCCCTGCTCCCCTGGGTCGTGGAGACGGTCGTCGCCCGCCTCGGCGGCGGTGGCGTGGCCTGGCAACTGGCCGTACGACGGCTCCAGTTGAGCAGCGGCACGGCCGCCCGGCTGGTGAACGGCGTCGCGGTGGCGGTTGCCGGTGCCATCGCGCTCCAGATGCTGTTCGCCGGGGTGGAGCAGGACTACACCAAGGACACCGGCTACGACCTGGCCACGGCGCAGATGGAGGTGACCGCGGGCGGCGGCGTCGAACTCGCCGATGTCACCGAGCAGTTGCGGCGCACGGAGGGCGTGCGCCAGGTGGTCTCCCACTCCGAGAGCTACCTGGGCGACGCCCGCCTGGACCCGGCCCGCACCTCCGAGGTGACCGTCGGCGACTGCGCGGCGCTGCGCGAGGTGGCGGACCTGCCCACGTGCCGGGACGGTGACGTCTTCGCCGTCCGCGACGCCGAGTGGGACACCGACACGCCCCAACTGGCCCGCCCTGGAACGACGCTGTATCTGGACCCGAGCTACGAGAAGGACGTCCGCGGTCACGAGGTCGCCTGGAAGGTGCCGGAGGGCATCCGCAAGGTGGACTCGCACCAGGACCTGAGCGGGCGGGAGCGCGGCGGCTTCCTGATCACCCCGAAGGCGCTGCCCGAGGCGGCCCTGCCGGCGATGACCGGACGTGCGTACATCGGCCTCGACGCCTCGGTGCCCGACGCCCGTGAGCGGGTCCGCAACACCGCGGCGGCCCTGGGTCCCCTGGTGTTCCCGGCGGACTGGTCGGCGACGGAGCGCGACGACCGTTTCGCCTCCATCCGCACCGGCCTGTTCGTCGGCGCCGTGTGTGTTCTGCTGCTGATCGGATGCAGCCTGCTGGTCTCCCAGCTGGAGCAGTTGCGGGAGCGCAAGAAGCTGCTGTCGGCGCTGGTCGCCTTCGGCACCCGGCGGCGCACGCTGAGCCTGTCGGTGCTGTGGCAGACGGCGATCCCGATCGCGCTGGGCCTGCTGCTGGCCTCGGCGGTGGGCCTGACGCTCGGCGCGGTCCTGCTGCGGATGACCGACACCAAGGTCCGGGTGGACTGGGCGAGCCTGCTGTCGATGACGGGCGCCGCCGCCGGAGTCGTCCTCGCGGTGACCCTGCTCAGCCTGCCGCCGCTGCTGCGGCTGATGCGGCCGGACGGGCTGCGCACGGAGTGA
- a CDS encoding ABC transporter ATP-binding protein, producing the protein MTPPPGALLAAEELRKAYGPTVALDGAEFSVHPGEVVAVMGPSGSGKSTLLHCLAGIVPPDSGSILYAGRELATMSDAERSQLRRSEFGFVFQFGQLVPELTCVENVALPLRLNGTSRKEAERTALSWMERLEVDDLRKKRPGEVSGGQGQRVAVARSLVTSPRVLFADEPTGALDSLNGERVMELLTEAARSTNAAVVLVTHEARVAAYSDREIVVRDGRSRDMERIV; encoded by the coding sequence GTGACGCCGCCCCCTGGTGCCCTGCTCGCGGCCGAGGAACTGCGCAAGGCCTACGGCCCGACCGTCGCGCTCGACGGGGCCGAGTTCTCCGTGCATCCCGGAGAGGTCGTCGCCGTGATGGGGCCGTCCGGCTCCGGCAAGTCGACGCTGCTGCACTGCCTGGCCGGCATCGTGCCGCCGGACTCCGGCTCCATCCTGTACGCCGGACGCGAGTTGGCGACGATGAGCGACGCCGAGCGCAGTCAGCTGCGCCGCTCGGAGTTCGGGTTCGTCTTCCAGTTCGGCCAGTTGGTGCCCGAGCTGACCTGCGTCGAGAACGTCGCCCTGCCGCTCAGACTGAACGGCACCTCCCGCAAGGAGGCCGAGCGGACCGCGCTGTCCTGGATGGAGCGGCTGGAGGTCGACGATCTGCGCAAGAAGCGGCCCGGCGAGGTCTCCGGCGGCCAGGGCCAGCGCGTCGCGGTCGCCCGTTCGCTGGTCACCAGCCCCCGGGTGCTGTTCGCGGACGAGCCGACCGGCGCGCTGGACTCCCTCAACGGCGAGCGGGTGATGGAGCTGCTCACGGAGGCCGCGCGGTCCACCAACGCCGCCGTCGTGCTGGTCACGCACGAGGCGCGGGTGGCGGCCTACTCCGACCGCGAGATCGTCGTACGGGACGGGCGGTCCCGGGACATGGAGCGGATCGTATGA
- a CDS encoding PadR family transcriptional regulator, translated as MSIGHTLLGLLESGPRHGYDLKRAFDEKFGHDRPLHYGQVYSTMSRLLKNGLVEVDGIEPGGGPERKRYAITDAGVTDVQRWLATPEKPEPYLQSTLYTKVVLALLTRRDAADILDTQRAEHLRMMRILTDRKRKGDLADQLICDHALFHLEADLRWLELTAARLDKLAEVVVK; from the coding sequence ATGTCCATCGGTCACACCCTCCTGGGGCTCCTGGAGTCGGGCCCGCGTCACGGCTACGACCTGAAGCGGGCCTTTGACGAGAAGTTCGGTCACGACCGGCCACTGCACTACGGCCAGGTCTACTCGACGATGTCCCGGCTGCTGAAGAACGGCCTCGTCGAAGTCGACGGCATCGAACCCGGCGGCGGCCCCGAGCGGAAGCGGTACGCGATCACCGACGCCGGGGTCACCGACGTACAGCGGTGGCTGGCGACGCCCGAGAAGCCCGAGCCGTACCTTCAGTCCACGCTCTACACCAAGGTCGTCCTCGCGCTGCTGACCCGGCGCGACGCCGCCGACATCCTCGACACCCAGCGCGCCGAGCATCTGCGGATGATGCGGATCCTCACCGACCGCAAGCGCAAGGGCGATCTCGCGGACCAGTTGATCTGCGACCACGCCCTGTTCCACCTGGAGGCCGATCTGCGCTGGCTCGAACTGACCGCCGCACGTCTGGACAAGCTGGCGGAGGTGGTGGTCAAGTGA
- a CDS encoding SPFH domain-containing protein, with protein sequence MSESHTFTAADVPEMPAPRVREFAAQSIGGGLALLLGLVGLAVGAGCVVTATAVSGTGAKAVLITGGILIALAAFLAMCGLNMVAPGEARVVQLFGRYRGTIRQDGLRWVNPLTSRTKISTRVRNHETAVLKVNDAYGNPIELAAVVVWKVEDTAQASFEVDDFLEFVSTQTEAAVRHIAIEYPYDAHDEDGLSLRGNAEEITEKLATELHARVEAAGVQIIESRFTHLAYAPEIASAMLQRQQAGAVVAARRQIVDGAVGMVEAALARINEQGIVELDEERKAAMVSNLMVVLCGDRSPQPVLNTGTLYQ encoded by the coding sequence ATGTCCGAGAGCCACACCTTCACCGCCGCCGACGTACCCGAGATGCCCGCTCCACGAGTGCGGGAGTTCGCCGCCCAGAGCATCGGCGGCGGGCTCGCGCTGCTGCTCGGTCTGGTCGGCCTCGCCGTCGGGGCCGGCTGCGTCGTCACCGCGACCGCCGTCTCCGGGACCGGCGCCAAGGCGGTGCTGATCACCGGCGGCATCCTCATCGCCCTCGCCGCCTTCCTCGCGATGTGCGGGCTGAACATGGTCGCGCCGGGCGAGGCCCGGGTGGTCCAGCTCTTCGGGCGGTACCGCGGGACGATCCGGCAGGACGGACTGCGCTGGGTGAACCCGCTCACCTCCCGGACGAAGATCTCGACCCGGGTGCGCAACCACGAGACCGCCGTCCTCAAGGTCAACGACGCCTACGGCAACCCGATCGAGCTGGCCGCGGTCGTGGTGTGGAAGGTCGAGGACACCGCGCAGGCCAGCTTCGAGGTGGACGACTTCCTGGAGTTCGTCTCCACCCAGACCGAGGCGGCCGTCCGGCACATCGCCATCGAGTACCCCTACGACGCCCACGACGAGGACGGCCTGTCGCTGCGCGGCAACGCCGAGGAGATCACCGAGAAGCTCGCCACCGAGCTGCACGCGCGGGTGGAGGCGGCCGGTGTGCAGATCATCGAGTCGCGCTTCACGCATCTCGCGTACGCTCCCGAGATCGCCTCGGCGATGCTCCAGCGGCAGCAGGCCGGGGCGGTCGTCGCGGCACGGCGGCAGATCGTGGACGGAGCAGTCGGCATGGTCGAGGCGGCGCTCGCGCGGATCAACGAGCAGGGCATCGTGGAACTGGACGAGGAACGCAAGGCGGCGATGGTGTCGAACCTGATGGTGGTGCTGTGCGGTGACCGGTCGCCGCAGCCGGTCCTCAACACCGGAACCCTCTACCAGTGA